A single genomic interval of Candidatus Azobacteroides pseudotrichonymphae genomovar. CFP2 harbors:
- a CDS encoding recombinase family protein, whose protein sequence is MNVVYLRVSTCHQDVNNQMMGIEKYMEEHQMTIDRVIEETVSGKVRAKDRKLASVMDELKKGDTLIVSEVSRIGRNMMDVISNINMLCNEKGCNFIAVKQNYYFKTNDLNSKVMLFAHTIAAEIERDLNCARTRESYLRVKAESNGDFVWGRPKDSGKKLVINPYLSIDEIARQNNVHRRTVTRYVRRYCKDLCYTQGSPYLTLAQC, encoded by the coding sequence ATGAATGTTGTGTATCTAAGAGTAAGTACTTGCCATCAAGACGTAAATAATCAGATGATGGGGATAGAAAAGTACATGGAAGAACATCAAATGACGATTGACCGTGTAATCGAAGAAACTGTTTCAGGCAAAGTAAGAGCAAAAGATAGAAAGCTTGCCTCTGTTATGGACGAACTTAAAAAGGGTGATACCCTAATTGTAAGTGAAGTATCCCGTATTGGACGCAACATGATGGATGTAATTAGTAACATCAATATGCTCTGCAATGAGAAAGGATGCAATTTTATTGCAGTCAAACAGAACTATTATTTCAAGACAAATGATCTCAACAGTAAGGTCATGCTATTTGCACATACGATAGCAGCCGAGATTGAGAGAGATTTAAACTGTGCTAGGACCAGAGAATCTTATTTGAGGGTTAAGGCAGAAAGCAATGGAGATTTTGTTTGGGGGAGACCAAAAGATTCAGGGAAAAAACTGGTAATTAATCCTTATCTATCTATTGACGAGATAGCCAGACAGAACAACGTTCATCGGCGGACTGTTACTCGTTATGTGAGAAGGTACTGCAAGGATCTGTGTTACACGCAAGGTAGTCCATACTTAACACTGGCTCAATGTTAG
- a CDS encoding HU family DNA-binding protein: protein MDKVKMNAGDIIRSASRASGYSRRVVKDVFQQCIEEMKETLLSGKRVSLKDFLSLTLDEYTVKPSGVISPALIGTHPRVTAHLYSQYKRTIRENRQALHDAILARKEAIQNDPLTKRRIEQLSKVNPSIKKNKKKRAKRA, encoded by the coding sequence ATGGATAAAGTCAAGATGAATGCTGGAGATATCATCAGGAGTGCATCACGAGCTTCTGGTTACTCTCGAAGAGTGGTGAAAGATGTCTTTCAGCAATGCATAGAAGAGATGAAAGAAACACTATTGTCTGGGAAGAGGGTAAGTCTTAAGGATTTCCTGTCTCTTACTCTCGATGAATATACAGTGAAACCATCTGGGGTGATTTCTCCTGCACTGATTGGTACCCATCCACGTGTAACGGCACATTTATATAGCCAGTATAAGAGAACGATCAGAGAGAATAGACAGGCCCTACACGATGCTATTTTAGCACGTAAGGAAGCTATTCAAAATGATCCACTTACTAAGAGAAGAATTGAACAGTTGAGTAAAGTAAATCCTTCCATCAAGAAGAATAAGAAGAAGCGTGCGAAGAGAGCTTGA